One genomic region from Vibrio sp. STUT-A11 encodes:
- a CDS encoding siderophore-interacting protein has protein sequence MSEEIIYPIKPRLLTVKRKQYLTPHLIRVTFGGDDLIGFPENRNGGHIKVFFPNQESGILQLPIRYEDRVEYPEHKPVPRAYSVRKYHHESNELDIDFVAHGEGSPGSGWAINAQEGDQLGVLGPGGPDPLLQPSDWHILAGDLTAVAAISAILEELPEYAKGAVFIEVCSFDDVHEIKHPTGVSLNWLKIDDEQPAMTLLNGIKMTGEPEEVCSVSAFIAGENRSVINCRKYLSDKYKLKKQSLYAIPYWKRGNTEEAYHQERHRIMDEQQ, from the coding sequence ATGAGTGAAGAAATCATCTATCCAATTAAACCCAGACTACTGACTGTGAAGCGTAAACAGTACCTTACGCCGCATTTGATTCGAGTTACTTTTGGCGGTGATGACCTTATTGGTTTTCCAGAAAATCGCAATGGAGGGCACATTAAAGTCTTTTTCCCGAATCAGGAATCGGGCATTTTACAGTTGCCTATTCGCTATGAAGACCGTGTTGAGTATCCTGAACACAAACCAGTACCGAGAGCTTACAGTGTCAGAAAGTATCATCATGAATCCAATGAATTAGATATTGATTTTGTGGCACATGGCGAAGGGAGCCCAGGTTCTGGTTGGGCAATTAACGCCCAGGAAGGGGATCAATTAGGTGTGCTTGGTCCCGGTGGCCCTGACCCCTTACTTCAACCGTCTGATTGGCATATTTTAGCCGGTGATTTAACCGCTGTCGCTGCCATTAGTGCAATATTGGAAGAGTTACCTGAATATGCGAAAGGAGCGGTATTTATTGAAGTCTGTTCATTTGATGATGTGCATGAAATAAAACACCCAACCGGCGTGTCATTGAATTGGCTCAAAATTGATGATGAACAGCCTGCGATGACTTTGCTCAATGGCATTAAAATGACGGGAGAGCCCGAAGAAGTATGCAGCGTTTCCGCCTTTATTGCTGGTGAAAACCGTAGTGTGATTAACTGTCGTAAATATCTGTCCGATAAGTATAAGCTGAAGAAACAGAGTCTGTATGCCATCCCTTATTGGAAACGCGGTAATACCGAAGAAGCTTATCATCAAGAGCGTCATCGCATAATGGATGAACAACAGTAA